A part of Propioniciclava coleopterorum genomic DNA contains:
- the nusB gene encoding transcription antitermination factor NusB, which produces MTEPATPSHGRVRNRENSTRTKARKRALDILFESDLRERPTTETLADRVGWAEPPVRPFTIDLVNGYLAHAEEIDALLAASLTPGWTLERMNRVDRNLARIALFELAHTDTPPQVAIKEAVDLAAELSTDESPAFVNAVLAQAAARLRRSVPASGADQAPETGADDAAADAGHTQDTPSADSGTDATDTAEDPTGDAAQE; this is translated from the coding sequence GTGACCGAGCCCGCCACACCTTCCCACGGCCGGGTCCGCAACCGCGAGAACTCCACCCGGACGAAGGCCCGTAAGCGGGCGCTCGACATCCTGTTCGAGAGCGACCTGCGCGAGCGCCCCACGACCGAGACGCTCGCCGACCGGGTCGGCTGGGCCGAGCCGCCGGTGCGCCCGTTCACGATCGACCTGGTGAACGGCTACCTGGCGCACGCCGAGGAGATCGACGCGCTGCTCGCAGCCAGCCTCACCCCCGGGTGGACGCTGGAGCGGATGAACCGGGTGGACCGCAACCTGGCGCGCATCGCGCTGTTCGAGCTCGCCCACACCGACACCCCGCCCCAGGTGGCGATCAAGGAGGCGGTCGACCTGGCCGCCGAGCTGTCGACCGACGAGTCGCCCGCGTTCGTGAACGCGGTGCTGGCCCAGGCGGCCGCCCGCCTGCGACGATCCGTGCCCGCGTCCGGAGCCGACCAGGCGCCGGAGACCGGGGCGGACGACGCCGCGGCTGATGCGGGCCACACCCAGGACACGCCGTCCGCCGACTCCGGCACGGACGCCACCGACACCGCTGAGGACCCGACGGGGGACGCAGCCCAGGAATGA
- the carA gene encoding glutamine-hydrolyzing carbamoyl-phosphate synthase small subunit: protein MERTDSPALLVLEDGRFFRGSSFGAAGETFGEAVFSTGMTGYQETLTDPSYRRQIVVATAPQIGNTGWNDEDDESRRIWVAGFAVRDASRVTSNWRANRGLDEALREQGIVGISDIDTRALTRHLRERGSMRAGLSTTELDPDKLLERVLQQPPMVGANLVEEVTVGEPVVVPAVGERTHTVAAIDLGIKEMTPELMAARGIEVHVLPATTTLAQIEALNVDGVFFSNGPGDPATADEAVALLTDVLDSGLPYFGICFGNQIFGRALGFGTYKLKYGHRGLNVPVRDHRTGRVAITAQNHGFAVDAPLDRPTATPWGDAIVSHVCLNDDVVEGLELLDADGRIRAFSVQYHPEAAAGPHDSAYLFDRFIEVMDAHRSTGENA, encoded by the coding sequence ATGGAACGCACCGACAGCCCCGCACTGCTCGTACTCGAGGATGGTCGATTCTTCCGTGGATCGTCGTTCGGTGCGGCGGGCGAGACCTTCGGCGAGGCGGTGTTCTCCACCGGCATGACCGGCTACCAGGAGACCCTCACCGACCCTTCCTACCGGCGCCAGATCGTGGTGGCCACCGCCCCGCAGATCGGTAACACCGGCTGGAACGACGAGGACGACGAGTCCCGCCGCATCTGGGTGGCCGGCTTCGCGGTCCGCGACGCCTCGCGCGTCACCTCCAACTGGCGGGCCAACCGCGGCCTGGACGAGGCGCTGCGCGAGCAGGGGATCGTCGGCATCAGCGACATCGACACCCGCGCCCTGACCCGGCACCTGCGCGAGCGCGGCTCCATGCGGGCCGGGCTGTCCACGACCGAGCTGGACCCCGACAAGCTGCTCGAGCGCGTCCTGCAGCAGCCGCCGATGGTGGGCGCGAACCTGGTCGAGGAGGTCACGGTCGGCGAGCCCGTCGTGGTGCCCGCCGTGGGGGAGCGGACGCACACCGTCGCGGCGATCGACCTGGGAATCAAGGAGATGACGCCCGAGCTCATGGCCGCGCGCGGCATCGAGGTGCACGTCCTGCCCGCGACGACGACCCTGGCGCAGATCGAGGCGCTGAACGTCGACGGGGTGTTCTTCTCCAACGGCCCCGGCGACCCGGCCACCGCCGACGAGGCCGTCGCGCTGCTCACCGACGTGCTGGATTCCGGGCTGCCGTACTTCGGCATCTGCTTCGGCAACCAGATCTTCGGCCGGGCGCTGGGCTTCGGCACCTACAAGCTCAAGTACGGCCACCGCGGCCTGAACGTGCCGGTCCGCGATCACCGCACCGGACGCGTGGCGATCACCGCGCAGAACCACGGCTTCGCGGTCGACGCGCCGCTCGACCGGCCCACCGCCACGCCGTGGGGCGACGCGATCGTCAGCCACGTGTGCCTCAACGACGACGTCGTGGAGGGCCTGGAACTGCTGGACGCCGACGGCCGCATCCGCGCCTTCTCGGTGCAGTACCACCCCGAGGCGGCCGCCGGCCCGCACGACTCGGCCTACCTGTTCGACCGCTTCATCGAAGTCATGGACGCCCACCGCTCGACGGGAGAGAACGCCTGA